The Malus sylvestris chromosome 12, drMalSylv7.2, whole genome shotgun sequence genome contains a region encoding:
- the LOC126594125 gene encoding uncharacterized protein LOC126594125, translating into MDELGSRESDLDFDLESGDTESSDEEVHEESSSDGKRPRKTMARARSGYLYVDGSIAASDGLSTSKNVSSIGENMDMLGSSTGKMTEGGVENRMGDKQKKKIPKKHPKPPRPPTGPALHAADIELVNEISKRARLRRARRERMNALKRMKAEKTSSSKINFLAMVVTAIFFFVIIFQGILGSRA; encoded by the exons ATGGATGAACTAGGTTCTCGAGAAAGTGATCTGGATTTTGACTTGGAAAGTGGTGACACTGAAAGCTCCGATGAAGAAGTACATGAAGAGTCAAGTTCAGATGGTAAGCGTCCCAGGAAAACAATGGCTAGGGCAAGAAGTGGATACTTGTATGTTGATGGATCAATAGCAGCTAGTGATGGACTAAGCACAAGCAAGAATGTTTCGAGTATTGGTGAGAATATGGATATGTTAGGTAGTAGCACGGGGAAAATGACAGAAGGAGGAGTGGAGAATAGAATGGGAGATAAACAGAAAAAGAAGATCCCTAAGAAGCATCCCAAGCCACCTCGGCCTCCTACAGGGCCAGCATTACATGCAGCTGATATAGAATTGGTCAACGAAATTTCAAAGCGTGCGAGGTTGCGGCGTGCAAGGAGAGAAAGAATGAATGCATTGAAGAGAATGAAAGCTGAAAAAACCTCGTCTTCAAAGATCAACTTTTTGGCAATGGTTGTAACCGCTATCTTCTTCTTTGTGATAATCTTTCAAG GAATCTTGGGTTCTCGTGCATGA
- the LOC126594122 gene encoding peptidyl-prolyl cis-trans isomerase-like 3, giving the protein MSSIPLPPHFQMATPTKKEGLLSIVRSVSTVSTKRQLYLHLQVHRHEFCYALITHTWSKLQTEMQFGSYIDPDLMKENLRVRKMWASKKGGPPEATLETTIDIFTIELYYKRSPRTCKNFMGLARRGYYSSRGKFEDEIKQELKHIGAGILSMANAGPNTNGSQFFFMLAPCPSLDGSDTEALKQHFGKKILELEDEKRTVQRLQKYMHARNFDIMSIILADLENLFKNVF; this is encoded by the exons ATGTCCTCCATTCCTCTCCCGCCCCATTTCCAGATGGCGACTCCGACGAAGAAAGAGGGTCTCCTATCTATTGTGAGATCGGTCTCCACCGTTTCCACCAAGAGACAG CTCTACCTGCATCTCCAAGTGCATCGACATGAGTTTTGTTATGCGCTCATCACCCACACTTGGTCGAAACTACAAACGGAGATGCAGTTTGGAAG CTACATTGATCCGGATTTGATGAAGGAGAATCTTCGAGTCAGAAAGATGTGGGCAAGCAAAAAAGGAGGGCCACCGGAGGCCACCCTAGAAACCACCATTGACATCTTCACCATCGAG CTTTATTACAAACGTTCGCCGAGGACTTGCAAGAACTTCATGGGGCTCGCTCGCAGAGGATATTACTCATCCAG GGGAAAGTTTGAGGACGAGATAAAACAAGAGTTGAAGCATATTGGAGCTGGCATCTTATCGATGGCGAATGCTGGTCCAAATACAAATGGAAGCCAGTTCTTTTTCATGTTGGCACCGTGCCCATCATTGGATG GGTCTGACACTGAGGCACTCAAGCaacattttggaaagaaaatctTGGAACTAGAAGATGAGAAAAGAACTGTGCAG AGGCTACAAAAATATATGCATGCACGTAATTTTGACATCATGAGCATCATTTTGGCTGATTTGGAGAATTTGTTCAAG AATGTCTTTTGA
- the LOC126594111 gene encoding importin subunit alpha-4-like codes for MSLRPGTRADVRKKSYKTGVDAEEARRRREDNLVEIRKNKREDSLLKKRREGLSQSQQQLLDGSQSTFVLEKRLESIPSMVQGVWSNDPALQLEATTQFRKLLSIERSPPIDEVIKAGAVPRFVEFLGRHDLPQLQFEAAWALTNVASGTSEHTRVVIEHGAVPMFVQLLSSGSDDVREQAVWALGNVAGDSPNCRDLVLGQGALMPLLAQLNENSKLSMMRNATWTLSNFCRGKPPTPFDQVKPALPFLKHLIYLNDEEVLTDACWALSYLSDGSNDKIQAVIDAGVCPRLVELLLHPSPTVLIPALRTVGNIVTGDDAQTQYAIDNQVLSCLNQLLKQNHKKSIKKEACWTISNITAGNKGQIQAVIDAGIIFPLVQLLQHAEFDIKKEAAWAISNATSGGSHEQIQFLVTQGCIKPLCDLLICPDPRIVTVCLEGLENILKVGEADKNMGMNGGINLYAQIIDECEGSDKIENLQTHDNHEIYEKAVKLLERYWTEEDEEVQENGNGNGNQQGYTFGANQPNPPPGGFNFG; via the exons ATGTCTCTGCGGCCGGGCACGAGGGCCGATGTGCGGAAGAAATCGTATAAGACGGGGGTCGACGCGGAGGAAGCGCGGCGGAGGAGGGAAGACAACTTGGTGGAGATCAGGAAGAATAAGCGGGAGGATAGTTTGCTCAAGAAAAGGAGGGAAGGATTGAGTCAGTCCCAGCAGCAGCTGCTTGATGGGTCCCAGTCCACCTTCGTTTTGGAGAAGAGG TTGGAAAGTATCCCGTCAATGGTGCAAGGAGTATGGTCTAACGATCCTGCACTGCAATTGGAGGCTACTACTCAATTTAGGAAGTTATTATCAATTG AGCGCAGCCCTCCTATTGATGAGGTTATAAAAGCTGGTGCTGTCCCTCGGTTTGTTGAGTTTCTTGGAAGACATGATTTGCCCCAACTGCAA TTTGAAGCCGCATGGGCTTTGACCAATGTTGCATCAGGAACATCAGAGCATACACGAGTCGTTATTGAGCATGGTGCGGTCCCCATGTTTGTGCAGCTTCTTAGCTCTGGCAGTGATGATGTCAGGGAGCAG GCAGTGTGGGCTCTAGGCAATGTTGCTGGTGACTCACCAAATTGCAGGGATCTTGTTCTTGGACAAGGTGCACTGATGCCATTGCTAGCTCAATTAAATGAAAATTCAAAGTTATCCATGATGAGGAATGCTACTTGGACTCTATCTAACTTTTGTCGTGGAAAACCACCAACCCCATTTGATCAG GTGAAGCCTGCCTTGCCATTTCTAAAACATCTCATTTACTTGAATGATGAAGAAGTCTTGACAGATGCTTGCTGGGCCCTATCCTATCTCTCTGATGGTTCAAATGACAAAATTCAAGCTGTGATTGACGCAGGTGTATGCCCGCGGCTTGTGGAGCTTTTGCT TCATCCATCACCTACGGTTCTTATACCTGCTCTTCGGACAGTGGGTAACATTGTTACTGGTGATGATGCCCAGACTCAG TATGCTATTGACAACCAAGTTCTCAGTTGCCTCAATCAACTTCTCaagcaaaatcacaaaaagagCATCAAGAAAGAAGCTTGTTGGACAATTTCAAATATCACAGCTGGAAATAAAGGTCAAATACAG GCTGTGATAGACGCTGGTATCATCTTCCCACTTGTGCAACTTCTCCAACATGCAGAGTTTGACATAAAAAAGGAGGCTGCGTGGGCCATCTCAAATGCCACTTCTGGAGGATCTCATGAACAAATTCA ATTCTTGGTGACCCAAGGTTGTATTAAGCCGCTATGCGATCTTCTAATTTGCCCAGATCCAAGGATTGTAACAGTGTGCCTTGAAGGCCTTGAGAACATTCTCAAGGTGGGTGAGGCTGACAAAAATATGGGAATGAATGGTGGGATCAATCTTTATGCACAAATCATCGATGAATGCGAGGGGTCGGATAAGATTGAGAATCTGCAGACACATGATAACCATGAAATTTACGAGAAGGCTGTCAAGCTCTTGGAGAGATATTGGACCGAGGAAGACGAGGAAGTCCAGGAGAATGGGAATGGAAATGGAAATCAACAAGGTTATACTTTCGGAGCAAACCAGCCCAACCCTCCTCCAGGTGGCTTCAATTTTGGATGA